The bacterium genome window below encodes:
- the dprA gene encoding DNA-processing protein DprA, translating to MTDELLWVALALALGERRAVFRNLVAAFDDIGSIFSASWQQLCQVKGVTRELASAIKRAPQSDELQKEKETIARLGLKIVPLKSPDYPENLRHIPDPPGLIYVRGTLEAKDSFAIAIVGTRNCTHYGQQTAQSLGMELASMGLTVVSGLARGIDSHAHRGALMGKGRTIAVLGTGLDNIYPPEHAELADKIAASGAVISELPAGVPPVPRNFPVRNRIISGLALGTVVVEAPPKSGALITARLALDQGREVFAVPGNITAQTSRGTNLLIRQGAKSVLSARDIVEEIAPEIKGMLHEETLREAAEAKLNLDPNERKIYQTLSQEPLHIDEITLATALPQPKISLGLFNLELKGLAKELPGKLFVRTL from the coding sequence ATGACAGATGAACTACTCTGGGTTGCCCTGGCTCTTGCGCTTGGCGAGAGACGAGCGGTTTTCAGGAACCTTGTAGCGGCGTTCGACGACATCGGCTCGATCTTCAGCGCGTCCTGGCAACAGCTTTGTCAAGTTAAGGGTGTAACCCGTGAGCTGGCCTCGGCAATCAAGAGAGCGCCTCAGAGCGATGAACTTCAGAAAGAGAAGGAGACAATTGCACGGCTCGGCCTGAAGATCGTCCCGCTCAAAAGCCCGGACTATCCGGAGAATCTCAGGCATATCCCGGACCCGCCGGGGCTTATCTACGTGCGCGGCACACTTGAGGCCAAGGATAGCTTCGCCATCGCGATCGTCGGCACCAGAAATTGCACTCACTACGGCCAACAGACTGCTCAGAGCCTCGGTATGGAGCTAGCGTCGATGGGCCTGACCGTCGTGAGCGGGCTGGCGAGGGGGATCGATAGCCACGCTCACAGGGGTGCGCTCATGGGCAAGGGAAGAACCATTGCCGTACTTGGCACCGGACTTGACAATATATATCCGCCAGAGCACGCAGAGCTGGCCGACAAGATAGCAGCTTCGGGGGCCGTGATAAGCGAGCTTCCCGCCGGAGTCCCACCGGTTCCAAGAAACTTCCCCGTTCGCAATCGCATCATCAGCGGCCTTGCGCTCGGCACCGTCGTGGTTGAGGCGCCGCCAAAAAGCGGTGCGCTAATCACTGCGCGGCTTGCGCTTGACCAGGGGCGAGAGGTCTTTGCGGTGCCCGGCAACATCACCGCTCAGACGAGCCGTGGGACGAACCTATTGATTCGCCAGGGTGCTAAATCGGTTCTTTCTGCCAGAGACATAGTCGAGGAGATAGCGCCAGAGATAAAAGGCATGTTGCACGAGGAAACGCTCAGGGAAGCAGCTGAGGCAAAGCTCAACCTCGACCCCAACGAGCGCAAGATATACCAGACGCTATCACAGGAGCCGCTACACATCGACGAGATAACGCTCGCAACCGCTCTCCCACAGCCGAAGATAAGCCTGGGCCTCTTCAACCTGGAGTTAAAGGGCCTGGCCAAGGAGCTTCCGGGCAAGCTCTTCGTTAGAACGCTATGA